From bacterium:
AGCTTCTCTTCCCATTTTTTCCCCTTTCTTTATTTATTGAAAATAGAAAACTAAACTTCCCTTCTAATAGCTTCGGCTGGTTCCATTTTTGCTGAAACGCTCGCCGGATATAGAGCTCCTATTATGGCAAGAAACGTGCCAAGCAGAATAGTAAATGTCATATATTTTAATATTTCGTATAAGGGAAAAACCCTTATTATCAAAGTGCCATGCTGGAAAAGAAAAACAACAACCGTCACTAAAACACCTATTATACTTCCAGCAAGAGAGCCGAGTATGCCGTGGGCAAAAGATTCAAGTAAAAAAAGTTCCACAATAAATCTATCGAGAGCACCAAGACATTTCATAGTGCCTATCTCTTTTGACCTTTCAGTAACAGACATAAGCATAGCATTCATAATTCCTACAACGCATACAAGTAAAGATAAAGAAACAAGCCATGCGTTTTTACTTCTAACCTCTGCCAGGTCAGACATAAGTATAGACCTAA
This genomic window contains:
- a CDS encoding FtsX-like permease family protein: MANKKIEKQLKLPFRNALQMSIANLRIRFGRSIIITSSILLGIAFLMSVLANHSFTMALVNKGPEELRSILMSDLAEVRSKNAWLVSLSLLVCVVGIMNAMLMSVTERSKEIGTMKCLGALDRFIVELFLLESFAHGILGSLAGSIIGVLVTVVVFLFQHGTLIIRVFPLYEILKYMTFTILLGTFLAIIGALYPASVSAKMEPAEAIRREV